AACACCGGCGTGAGCAGCGAGCGGTTGTACTGGCGCAGCCGCTCCAGCACCGTCTGGCGGCAGACCAGCAGCTCGAAGCGGTCGGCCAGCGCGTGGGCCAGCGGCCGGTCGATCGACAGGCGCCGGTGCAGGAAGAGCGCGACACGGTAGCCACGCTGGTAGTCGAGGATATGCCGGGCGGCGCGGTTGTAGCCCAGGCGGCCATGCTCGCGCGCGGCGTCGATCATCAGCGTGGTGTTGCGCATCATGGCGTCGAGGTTGGCTACCGAGATCACGCCGTCGCCGTACTCCGGGATCAGTTCGCGCTCGCGCGTGGCCAGCGTGACCAGGCCAATGGTGACGCGGTCGCGCTCGGATAGCGCGGCGTCGAAATCGAACTCCAGCGCGCCCAGCTCGATCTCGCGCCGGTAGTGCTGCGCCACTTCGCGCGCTGCCGCGGGAGGCAGGTCGAAGGTCTGCGCGATGTGGTCGAGCGTGGTTTCGACCTCCTCGGTGGAGAGCTGGATGGCCTGCTGCTGCAATGCCCGGTCCTGGGCGGTGAGCTGGTCCAGCCCGAGCCGGTGGATAAGCCCGCGCAGGGTGGTGCCGTTCAGCAGCAGGCTGACCAGCACGAAACCGGTGGCCAGGATGGCGATGAAATGCCGTGCCTCGTAGGGCAGCGCCTCGTTCTCGGCGATGCCCAGCGCCAGCACCAGCGTCACCGCGCCACGCAGGCCGCCCCACGCAATGGCCAGCTTGTAGGCATGGCTGATCGGCGCGCTGACCTTCAGCCAGGAGAGCAGCGGCAGCAGGCCGAACAGCGTGAGTACGCGCGCCCCCAGCGCGGCCACTACCAGTGCCAGCAGCAGCAAGCCGTGATGCACGGTCACCCCGGCCAGCAAGGACGGCACGCGCACCGCCGCCAGCAAGAACACGACGGCCCCCGTGATGCTGGCGTACTGCTCCCAGATCATGCGCATGTGGTTCCAGTTGCGCGGGCTCAGCCGCGTGGGCCCGAGCGCGCTCACCATCAGGCCGGCGCATACCACCGCCACCACCCCGGACACGCCGAGCAACTGGTCGGCGAGCAGGTAGAGCGGATAGGGCAGCGCCAGCGTCAGCGCGCCCTCGGCCATGGCCAGCCCGGCCAGGCGCGGCAGCAGGTCGGCCAGCAGGCGTCCGGCGATCGCGCCGCACAGCACGCCACCCACGAACGACCAGGCCAGTTCCCGCGCGCCAGCGGCCAGCGTGGCCTCGGCACCATGGCCGGTCAGCATGGCCACCAGCACGCCGGCAATGGCAATGGCCGCGGCGTCGTTGAGCAGGCTCTCGCCTTCGACCAGCCGGATCAGCCGGCCGGGTGCGCCGACATCGCGGAAGATGGCGATCACCGCGGCGGGGTCGGTGGTGGCTACCACCGCGCCCAGCAGCAGGCACACCACCAGGCTGGCGCCGCTGACCAGCGTGGTGACCAGCCCGATCACGCCAGTGGCCACGATCACCGCGACAATGGCCAGCAGCAGGATCGGCGCGGCGTCCGGCAGCATGCTGCGCACGTCGGCGGTCAGCGCGGCGTGGAACAGCAAAGGCGGCAGGAAGATCCACAGATAGGCCTCGGGCGGGAGTGCCGGGTCGATCAGGGGATGGAGGAAATGCAAGGCGAACTGCGGGTAGGCGGCGTCGATGGCCACATAGCCCGCGCCGATGGCGATGCCGATGGCCGAGAGTAGCGTGGACTCTGGCAGTGCCAGCTTGGCGGCGGCGACCTGCACCACCGCCACGATGGCCAGCAGCGCGCCCGCCAGGATGAGCACGTCGACGACGATATTCAAGCACGCCTCCGTTGCCGGGCGCGGGACGGCCCGGGTTGTACTGTGGGCGACGACAGCGTCACTGAGGGGTCCTTACGCTTAGGTGGCTGCGGGCTCCGAACATACCGCGATATCGTGCGCGCTTTCAAGCCTCTTGCGCTTGGCTCACCACCTTGCTCACCGCTTCGCGCGATCCCGTTCCCGCCCGCTCAGGCCGGATCGGCCACGCCGCCGCCGGCTTGGGCCAGGTGGGCGCGCAGCACGCCGACCAGCGCCACCGCCGCGGGCGACAGGCTGCGGTTGCGTGCCGTCACCAGCCCGATCGAGCGCTCGGTCACCGGCGCGGTGAGCAAGCGCTCGACAATGCCGGCCTGGCGCACCGTGCCGGCCGCAATCTCAGGCAGCGCCGCCACGCCGAAGCCGCATTCGACCATGGCGGCGATGGTGGCCAGGTGCTCGGCCTCGAACACCGGCTGGAAGCGGATACGGTTCTGCAGGAAGGCCCATTCGGCGTACTGGCGCACGCTGCTGGGGTGCGTCATGGAAACATGGCCGGCGTCCACCGTATCGGCCCAGCGCACCGGCCCCTTGCCGTGGGCCAGCGGGTGCTCGCTGGGGATCAGCAGCACGAAGCGGTCGGACATCATGGGGTCGTAGTGCAGGTCCGCTTGCTGCGGGTCGGCCGCGGTCAGCGCGAAGTCCACCTCGCCCGCGCGCACCAGGTCGAAGGCCGGGCCGGAGAGCGTGTCGAAGACCTTGAGCGTAACCTTGGGATGCTCCCGCCGATAGGCCATCAGCACGCGCGGCAGCAGGCGGGCGGCCAGCGAGGGCAGGGCGGCCACCGCAACATGGCCGCGCTCGGCGCTGGCAATGCCGCTCACGGCGTCGATGGCGTCCCGGAAAGCCGCCTGCAGGATCGCCGCCTGCTGCATGAAGACTTCGCCTGCCGCGGTCAGCCGCACGGTGCGGGTGGTGCGATCGAACAGCCGCACGCCGAGGGATTCCTCGATGCGCAGGATCTGGGTGGACAGCGCAGATTGAGACAGGTGCAACTGCCCTGCTGCCTGACGGAAGTTCAGGGTGCGGCCGAGCACCAGGGTGGTCTCGACATCGCGCATCGACAGGTTGATTTTCACGGCATGGATGGCAGATTGATCTTGATTATCGATCATTTTATCCAGAAAATCTGATTCATCAATCAAAGCGGCTTGTCTACACTCATGCCCAATCCCGACACCAGACAGTTCAAAGGAACGCCATGCCCGACGCCGCCCACTTTTCGCTAGCCGCTCCCGGCACCGCGCACGCCGTGGTGGTAGGCGGCGGCACCATGGGCGCCGACGTGGCCGTGGTGCTCACCCGCGCGCACTGCCGCACCACCGTGGTGGAACCGGATACGCAGCGCGCGGAAGCGGTCGCCGCAAGGGTAGCCGCCAATCTTGCCGCGATCGGCCCGGCGGCCGAGGTTGGCCTGGCGGGACTGACGGTAGCCGCAGGGCTCGACGCAGTCGACTGGAGCACGGTCGACCTGGTGATCGAGTGCATCCCCGAGCGGCTCGACATCAAGCGCGCGCTGTTCGCCGACCTGGCCCAGCGTGCGCGCCCGGATGCCATCCTCGCCAGCAATAGCTCGAGTTTCCCGATCAGCGCCATCGGCGCGGGCCTGCCCACCCGCGAGCGCATGCTCGGCCTGCATTTCTTCATGCCGGCGCACCTGGTGCCGCTGGTAGAGGTGGTGCTGGGCGAGGGCAGCGCCGAGGCCGGCGCCGATGCCTTGATTGCTTTCATGCGCCGTTGCGGCATGGTGCCGGTCAAGGTGAAGAAGGACCTGCCGGGTTTCCTTGCCAACCGCCTGCAGCACGCGCTGTCGCGCGAAGCCTTCGACCTGATCGACCGCGGCATCGCCTCGCCCGAGGATGTGGATGCGGCGGTGCGCTTTGGCTTCGGCTTTCGTTTCCTGGCCGCCGGGCCGGTCATGCAGCGCGACCACGCTGGCATCGACGTGCACGCGGCAGCCGGGGCTACCATGTATCCGACCTTCAACAACGCGGCGGAGCCGGCCCGGTGCCTGACCGAGCGCGCGTCGGACGGCCGCCACGGCATGAAGAGCGGCGAAGGCTTTTACCAGTGGACGCCGCAGACCATCGCCGCGGAACGCGAGCGCTATGACCGGCTGCTGCGCGCGGGGCTCGACCTGATCGCGCCGGAGCTGCCCAAGATCGAACCCTGAACCTCACCGGATTCACAAGATTCACTAAACCGATGAGATCGATCAGATCGATTTGGTAGACCAGAGCGCACTATGAGTGAACACACCTTGCTGGCGGATTCGCCGCTGATCATTACCGTCGCGCCCAACGGCGCCTACAAGACCGCCAAGGACCACCAGGCCGTGCCGCTGACCGCGGCGGCACTGGCGGCCGACGCGCGGGCCTGCCTGGAAGCCGGCGCGGCCATGATGCACATGCACGTGCGCCAGCCCGACGGCCGCCATTCGCTGGATCCACAGATTTATCGCGAAGCGCTTGCCGTGGTGAAGAAGGAAGTGGGCGACGCCCTGCTGGTCCAGGTGACCAGCGAAGCCGCCGGCATCTACCGCGCGGCCGAGCAGATCGCCATGGTGCGCGAGCTGCGGCCCGAGGCGGTTTCCATTGGGCTGCGCGAGATCGCCGTGCCGGACATTGCCGAGGCCGAGCTGGCCGATTTCCTGGCCTGGCTGGCACGCGAGCGCGTGATGACGCAGATCATCCTGTACGACGCAGCCGACGTGGCGCGCTGGCAAGCGCTGCGCGCGCGCGGGCTGGTGCCGCCGGGCGCCTGGTCGGTGCTGTTTGTGCTGGGCCGGTACTCGGCGGGGCAGGTATCGTCGCCGCGCGACCTGCTGCCGTTCCTGCAGGTCTATGACGGCGCGCTGCCGTGGGCGATCTGTGCCTTCGGGCGAGAGGAGAATGCCTGCGTGACCACGGCCGCCGCGTTTGGCGGGCACGTGCGGGTGGGCTTCGAGAACAACCTGAAGCTGCGCGACGGCAGCACCGCGCCAGGCAACGCGGCACTTGTCGGGCAGGCGGCCGAAGGCGCGCGCACGCTTGGGCGCCCGCTAGCTTCGGCCAACGAAGCCAGGCAAATCTACAGCGAGATCCGCTGATCGGCGGCGCTCGGCGCCGATGCTTACGCGCCGTCGCTGAACGAGTCGCGGGTGCCGTTGCGCGCGCCGTCGGTGAACGGGTCCCGCGTGCCGCTGCGTGCGCCATCGGTAAACGGGTCGCGCGGGCCGAGCTTGTTGGCGCCCTGGGTGTAGATGTCCCGCGCCTGGCCGGTGGCCGCGCCATCGAGATACGGGTCCACGCTGCGCGGGGCGGCGCTGGCGAGGCTGGCGGCACCGCCAAGGGTGGCGGCCAGCGCCGTGGCGAGCAGGGCTTGCTTGAGTGTACGCATTGTTTCTCTCCGAGGATTCGAGGGGCGGGCGATCTCTTTCGATCGACC
The Cupriavidus basilensis DNA segment above includes these coding regions:
- a CDS encoding 3-hydroxyacyl-CoA dehydrogenase family protein, with protein sequence MPDAAHFSLAAPGTAHAVVVGGGTMGADVAVVLTRAHCRTTVVEPDTQRAEAVAARVAANLAAIGPAAEVGLAGLTVAAGLDAVDWSTVDLVIECIPERLDIKRALFADLAQRARPDAILASNSSSFPISAIGAGLPTRERMLGLHFFMPAHLVPLVEVVLGEGSAEAGADALIAFMRRCGMVPVKVKKDLPGFLANRLQHALSREAFDLIDRGIASPEDVDAAVRFGFGFRFLAAGPVMQRDHAGIDVHAAAGATMYPTFNNAAEPARCLTERASDGRHGMKSGEGFYQWTPQTIAAERERYDRLLRAGLDLIAPELPKIEP
- a CDS encoding LysR family transcriptional regulator codes for the protein MKINLSMRDVETTLVLGRTLNFRQAAGQLHLSQSALSTQILRIEESLGVRLFDRTTRTVRLTAAGEVFMQQAAILQAAFRDAIDAVSGIASAERGHVAVAALPSLAARLLPRVLMAYRREHPKVTLKVFDTLSGPAFDLVRAGEVDFALTAADPQQADLHYDPMMSDRFVLLIPSEHPLAHGKGPVRWADTVDAGHVSMTHPSSVRQYAEWAFLQNRIRFQPVFEAEHLATIAAMVECGFGVAALPEIAAGTVRQAGIVERLLTAPVTERSIGLVTARNRSLSPAAVALVGVLRAHLAQAGGGVADPA
- a CDS encoding 3-keto-5-aminohexanoate cleavage protein, translating into MSEHTLLADSPLIITVAPNGAYKTAKDHQAVPLTAAALAADARACLEAGAAMMHMHVRQPDGRHSLDPQIYREALAVVKKEVGDALLVQVTSEAAGIYRAAEQIAMVRELRPEAVSIGLREIAVPDIAEAELADFLAWLARERVMTQIILYDAADVARWQALRARGLVPPGAWSVLFVLGRYSAGQVSSPRDLLPFLQVYDGALPWAICAFGREENACVTTAAAFGGHVRVGFENNLKLRDGSTAPGNAALVGQAAEGARTLGRPLASANEARQIYSEIR
- a CDS encoding cation:proton antiporter — its product is MNIVVDVLILAGALLAIVAVVQVAAAKLALPESTLLSAIGIAIGAGYVAIDAAYPQFALHFLHPLIDPALPPEAYLWIFLPPLLFHAALTADVRSMLPDAAPILLLAIVAVIVATGVIGLVTTLVSGASLVVCLLLGAVVATTDPAAVIAIFRDVGAPGRLIRLVEGESLLNDAAAIAIAGVLVAMLTGHGAEATLAAGARELAWSFVGGVLCGAIAGRLLADLLPRLAGLAMAEGALTLALPYPLYLLADQLLGVSGVVAVVCAGLMVSALGPTRLSPRNWNHMRMIWEQYASITGAVVFLLAAVRVPSLLAGVTVHHGLLLLALVVAALGARVLTLFGLLPLLSWLKVSAPISHAYKLAIAWGGLRGAVTLVLALGIAENEALPYEARHFIAILATGFVLVSLLLNGTTLRGLIHRLGLDQLTAQDRALQQQAIQLSTEEVETTLDHIAQTFDLPPAAAREVAQHYRREIELGALEFDFDAALSERDRVTIGLVTLATRERELIPEYGDGVISVANLDAMMRNTTLMIDAAREHGRLGYNRAARHILDYQRGYRVALFLHRRLSIDRPLAHALADRFELLVCRQTVLERLRQYNRSLLTPVFGARMATLLDGVLEERVKSAGGGLDEMRAQFGGYTVALEKRLLMLFALRKGQRSLEAMREEKVISSQAYNQIAQVIQRAWRANLARPPLRSALSAQPMPAPESPSRE